One segment of Methanofollis sp. DNA contains the following:
- the cas8c gene encoding type I-C CRISPR-associated protein Cas8c/Csd1 translates to MTWISRLCETYDNCSVGVLKADTEKSLLPIGHTTQYAQIEIVLDADGRFRSARALDKDDAVTIIPCTEDSANRTSGPGPHPLFDKLQYVAGDHAAYVPGKEGGFDEYKKNLQQWCDSPYSHPMIRAVLSYVLKRTMIADLVSEKVLYLSESGGILEKWTGTDEEKPLLFRQTVHPADAFVRFCVEIPSMPDSRVWMNEEVRERFIAYYMHTFQNIGTCCVTGKTDVPVSRKSAGKIRNAGDRAKIISSNDDTGFTFRGRFVSPDQAVTLSYEASQKSVNALKWLIAKQGYRNGDQVIVAWGTRDEPLPPICGDSVDLWSDQMSVPDAIPDTREEFASRLNKAVAGYSAELNDSSNMAVMGLDSTNGLQGRLSLTFYRELTGSEFLKRILRWHTTCTWYPLFRSCRDNEGKDRWIRFRGAPSPADIAVATYGSRLNEKLKKATVERLLPCIVDGKPLPWDLVEASSMQASRPFAMEKWEFNQALGVACALIRKYYNDKMNERTSLEEYREVWSVELNLTETDRSYLFGRLLAYARKIEEYSLYLGGADARQTNAERFMLQFRKHPDKTWDLVYQKLLPYMSRFRTKGPEFFGNRCEAGMNSVMDALQSSGGFTGESLGPTYLLGYQSQLNQFEAEYQMMKAKKAESTKDNGE, encoded by the coding sequence GTGACCTGGATCTCCCGACTCTGCGAGACGTACGACAACTGCAGCGTCGGCGTGCTGAAGGCAGATACGGAGAAGAGTCTGCTTCCGATCGGGCACACAACGCAGTATGCCCAGATCGAGATTGTCCTCGATGCAGACGGCAGATTCCGGTCGGCACGGGCATTGGACAAGGACGATGCTGTTACGATCATCCCCTGCACTGAGGACTCGGCGAACAGAACAAGCGGACCTGGGCCGCATCCGTTGTTTGACAAACTTCAATACGTGGCAGGAGACCATGCCGCGTATGTTCCGGGCAAGGAGGGTGGGTTTGATGAATATAAAAAAAATCTGCAGCAGTGGTGCGACTCACCGTATTCGCACCCGATGATTCGGGCAGTGTTGTCGTATGTTCTAAAGAGAACGATGATAGCCGATCTGGTTTCGGAGAAGGTGCTTTATCTATCCGAATCCGGCGGGATTTTGGAGAAGTGGACAGGCACTGATGAAGAGAAGCCGCTGCTGTTTCGGCAGACGGTTCATCCGGCCGATGCATTTGTCAGGTTCTGTGTTGAGATACCCAGTATGCCCGACTCCCGTGTCTGGATGAACGAAGAGGTCCGGGAGCGGTTCATCGCGTATTATATGCACACATTTCAGAATATCGGGACCTGTTGCGTTACCGGGAAGACGGACGTTCCGGTCTCCCGCAAGAGTGCAGGAAAGATCCGGAATGCAGGCGACCGGGCAAAGATCATTTCTTCCAACGATGATACCGGATTTACGTTCAGAGGGAGGTTCGTCTCCCCAGACCAGGCGGTGACGCTGAGTTACGAGGCATCCCAGAAGTCGGTGAACGCTCTGAAGTGGTTGATCGCAAAGCAGGGATACCGCAACGGGGACCAGGTGATCGTTGCCTGGGGCACGAGGGATGAACCGCTCCCGCCGATCTGTGGGGACAGCGTTGATCTCTGGAGCGATCAGATGTCTGTTCCGGATGCGATTCCCGACACCCGGGAGGAGTTTGCGTCCCGTCTGAATAAGGCGGTTGCAGGCTATTCAGCGGAACTGAATGACAGTTCCAACATGGCGGTCATGGGCCTCGATTCCACGAACGGGTTGCAGGGACGTCTATCCCTCACCTTTTACCGCGAGCTGACGGGATCGGAGTTTCTAAAACGGATCCTGCGGTGGCACACGACATGCACTTGGTATCCGCTTTTTCGGAGTTGTCGGGACAATGAGGGAAAGGACAGATGGATCCGGTTCCGTGGTGCTCCATCTCCTGCTGATATCGCAGTTGCAACATATGGTTCCAGGCTGAACGAAAAACTCAAAAAAGCGACGGTGGAGCGGTTACTACCCTGTATCGTCGATGGGAAACCTCTACCCTGGGATCTTGTAGAGGCATCTTCGATGCAGGCTTCACGTCCGTTTGCGATGGAGAAGTGGGAGTTCAACCAGGCCCTCGGAGTTGCCTGTGCGTTAATCCGGAAGTATTACAACGACAAGATGAATGAGCGAACGAGTCTGGAAGAGTATAGGGAGGTATGGAGTGTGGAGTTGAATTTGACGGAAACTGACCGCAGTTACCTGTTTGGCCGATTGCTTGCCTATGCAAGAAAGATTGAGGAATACTCGTTATATCTGGGCGGGGCCGATGCGCGACAGACGAATGCGGAGCGGTTTATGCTACAGTTCCGAAAACACCCCGATAAGACGTGGGATCTTGTGTATCAGAAACTTCTCCCGTATATGAGCAGGTTCAGAACCAAAGGGCCGGAATTTTTCGGAAACCGATGTGAGGCCGGTATGAATTCTGTGATGGATGCATTGCAGAGTTCTGGCGGGTTTACCGGCGAGTCGCTTGGTCCTACGTATCTTCTTGGGTATCAGAGTCAGCTGAATCAGTTTGAGGCGGAATATCAGATGATGAAAGCGAAGAAGGCAGAAAGTACGAAAGATAATGGAGAGTAA
- a CDS encoding transposase: MNLTIISCSAACSILHSVDDSGAHPYRAVGGGEHAYLRWRADALKCGRTPSSRRVGRCADLAECASGLPHAEGVQDCRRGGVPSFGYHEKVTNQRNDFLHKLVFRVVSENQAIAVELLNVGGMMKNHHLAQGIGDVSWSTFFTM; encoded by the coding sequence ATGAATCTGACGATTATCTCATGCTCAGCGGCATGCAGCATTTTACATTCTGTAGACGATAGCGGCGCTCATCCATATCGAGCAGTTGGGGGAGGAGAACATGCTTACCTTCGGTGGCGGGCAGATGCACTGAAATGCGGACGAACCCCTTCTTCGCGGAGAGTTGGGCGATGTGCTGATCTCGCGGAGTGTGCCTCTGGTCTCCCACACGCTGAAGGTGTACAGGATTGCAGACGCGGTGGAGTACCATCGTTCGGATACCATGAAAAGGTTACCAACCAGCGCAACGATTTCCTGCACAAACTCGTCTTTCGAGTCGTGAGCGAGAACCAAGCCATTGCAGTAGAGTTGTTGAATGTTGGTGGGATGATGAAGAACCATCATCTAGCGCAGGGTATTGGAGACGTTTCATGGAGCACGTTCTTCACGATGTAA
- the cas5c gene encoding type I-C CRISPR-associated protein Cas5c: MEYPNNVEFRVFGKFALFTDPLTRVGGEKFSYQIPTYQALKGILESVYWKPTIMWVIDSIRVMKMIQTQSKGIRPIKYQGGNDLSIYTYLADVEYQVKAHFEWNQHRPELACDRNENKHYAMATRMIARGGRRDIFLGTRECQGYVEPRTWGEGEGAYDDCPELAFGLMFHGFTYPDESGDGKLSARMWYPVMRHGVVEFIRPEECPVIREIKSQRPKKFVPGENFDPIEEGMQ; encoded by the coding sequence GTGGAGTATCCAAATAATGTTGAGTTCCGTGTTTTCGGAAAGTTCGCTCTGTTCACCGATCCACTGACCCGAGTCGGCGGCGAAAAGTTCAGTTACCAGATCCCCACGTACCAGGCACTGAAGGGGATTCTGGAGAGCGTCTACTGGAAACCGACGATCATGTGGGTGATCGACTCCATCAGGGTGATGAAGATGATTCAGACCCAATCGAAGGGAATCCGTCCGATCAAGTATCAGGGTGGAAACGATCTCTCGATCTACACCTACCTCGCGGATGTGGAGTATCAGGTGAAGGCCCACTTTGAGTGGAACCAACACCGGCCCGAACTTGCATGCGACCGGAATGAAAACAAGCATTACGCTATGGCGACGCGGATGATCGCTCGGGGAGGAAGACGGGACATCTTTCTTGGGACACGCGAATGCCAGGGGTATGTCGAGCCCCGTACATGGGGAGAAGGAGAAGGAGCCTACGACGATTGTCCCGAACTCGCGTTCGGACTGATGTTTCACGGGTTCACCTATCCAGATGAGAGCGGCGATGGAAAACTATCCGCCCGCATGTGGTACCCAGTGATGCGGCATGGGGTTGTTGAGTTCATTCGTCCTGAGGAGTGTCCGGTCATCCGTGAGATCAAATCCCAGCGCCCGAAGAAGTTTGTTCCGGGAGAAAATTTTGATCCTATCGAGGAGGGGATGCAGTGA
- the cas3 gene encoding CRISPR-associated helicase Cas3' — translation MSLAHYDSKTNREQTLLEHGSTVSTLCKTYGGVIGCPHLAELCGRIHDAGKAKQEFQAYLRSGDKHLRGKINHTSAGARYIFEKYGKSTDVYQVCTAQLISLAVCSHHSGLIDCIDTNGLDRFHSRLYPDKDIGYDESITNLETECITTENLDALFHKAVEETRQILEPILRRQDINQEKPFHFALFARYLLSCVIDADRYDTYCFKAGLQTQDPDYELETTWQELADNLEQYLSTEMRKDREIDRLRAEISDTCRRVAVHPGGIYRLCVPTGGGKTLASLRYALRHADLHKKRRIIYAIPFTTIIDQNADVVHKSLKKDRVILEHHSNLIQDPEEDKIQDPKKDTLTELDEGDRRSLLTERWDAPIILTTTVQFLNTLFLGKTQCVRRMHNLANSIIIFDEVQTIPIKCLDMFNAALNFLAEICGATIILCTATQPGSNVGVPVRCSSPENLVPDYEGMFGKFRRTTIHDARIPGGYSALTLADFVVEKQRTNTSVLVIMNTKKAAKNLYAALKRRYPSCSLFYYLSTALCPAHRRAKLEQLDEDLEDRRPVICVSTQLIEAGIDISFDCVVRSLAGLDSIAQAAGRCNRHGEDACRDVFIINSSEENLSHLPEIRRGQLQTERVLREYAEDPGQFDHDLLSPKALARYYLYYYEVQKKEMQYPVSKRNSEFATDVTLFDLLSLNKTGVTAYANRFGHRPGYPFCQAFASSGGQFAVIDQDTVSVLVPFERGKEVIEDLAKTSHLPATAELLKGAQQFSVNLFKSEVLSMDNGIYPIGDTGVLALADMYYSSEYGITPLPDTEPVIL, via the coding sequence ATGAGTCTTGCCCACTACGATTCTAAGACCAATAGAGAACAGACACTGCTGGAACACGGTTCAACCGTCTCAACTCTCTGCAAGACATACGGCGGGGTGATCGGATGTCCCCATCTTGCAGAACTCTGCGGCCGGATCCATGATGCAGGAAAAGCAAAACAAGAGTTTCAGGCATATCTCCGCTCCGGCGATAAACACCTCCGGGGAAAGATCAATCACACCTCCGCAGGAGCCAGGTACATCTTTGAAAAATATGGGAAGTCCACAGACGTCTATCAGGTCTGCACAGCTCAGCTAATCTCCCTTGCTGTCTGCTCCCATCACAGCGGTCTCATCGACTGTATCGATACCAACGGGCTGGACCGGTTTCACTCACGCCTGTACCCGGACAAAGACATTGGATACGACGAGAGCATAACAAACCTTGAAACCGAGTGCATCACAACAGAGAATCTGGATGCCCTCTTCCACAAAGCTGTCGAGGAGACAAGGCAGATTCTCGAACCGATCCTCCGTCGTCAGGACATCAACCAGGAAAAACCCTTCCATTTCGCCCTTTTTGCACGATATCTCCTCAGTTGTGTCATCGATGCCGATCGATACGATACCTACTGTTTTAAGGCAGGACTGCAGACGCAGGACCCGGACTACGAACTCGAAACAACCTGGCAGGAACTTGCAGACAACCTCGAACAGTATCTCAGCACAGAGATGCGAAAAGACCGGGAGATCGATCGCCTCCGAGCCGAGATCTCGGATACCTGTAGACGGGTTGCCGTGCATCCCGGAGGGATCTACCGGCTCTGTGTCCCGACCGGTGGGGGGAAAACGCTTGCAAGTCTCCGTTACGCCCTGCGGCATGCGGACCTCCACAAAAAACGCAGGATCATCTATGCAATCCCCTTCACTACCATCATCGATCAGAATGCGGACGTTGTCCACAAAAGCCTCAAAAAGGATCGGGTCATCCTTGAACACCACTCCAACCTGATTCAAGATCCTGAAGAGGACAAGATTCAGGATCCGAAAAAGGATACCCTCACCGAGCTGGACGAAGGGGATCGGCGCAGCCTGCTTACCGAAAGGTGGGATGCGCCGATCATCCTGACAACTACAGTACAGTTTTTGAACACGTTGTTCCTCGGGAAGACCCAGTGTGTCCGGAGGATGCATAACCTTGCAAACAGCATCATAATCTTCGACGAGGTCCAGACGATCCCGATCAAATGTCTCGATATGTTCAATGCGGCATTGAACTTCCTTGCCGAGATCTGCGGCGCAACAATCATTCTCTGCACCGCAACCCAGCCCGGCTCAAACGTCGGGGTGCCCGTGAGATGTTCCTCGCCTGAAAACCTTGTTCCGGACTATGAAGGGATGTTTGGGAAGTTCCGGCGAACAACCATCCATGACGCCCGTATTCCCGGCGGCTACTCAGCATTGACGCTTGCTGATTTTGTTGTTGAGAAGCAGCGGACTAATACCAGCGTCCTGGTCATTATGAATACCAAGAAGGCGGCAAAGAACCTGTATGCTGCGCTCAAGCGCCGGTATCCATCCTGCTCCCTCTTCTATTACCTGAGCACTGCACTCTGTCCGGCGCACCGCAGGGCAAAACTTGAACAGTTGGATGAAGATCTCGAAGATCGAAGACCGGTGATCTGCGTCAGTACTCAACTCATCGAAGCGGGTATCGACATCTCTTTTGATTGCGTAGTCCGATCCCTTGCAGGGCTCGACAGCATTGCCCAGGCGGCCGGAAGGTGCAACCGACACGGCGAAGATGCGTGCCGTGATGTGTTTATCATCAACAGTTCCGAGGAGAACCTTTCTCATCTACCTGAGATCAGAAGAGGCCAACTGCAGACGGAGCGGGTTCTGCGTGAGTACGCAGAGGATCCTGGACAGTTTGACCACGATCTCCTCTCACCGAAGGCACTGGCGAGATATTATCTCTACTACTACGAGGTGCAGAAGAAAGAGATGCAGTACCCGGTTTCCAAGAGAAACTCAGAATTTGCAACCGACGTTACGCTCTTCGACCTTCTATCCCTGAATAAAACGGGAGTGACGGCATATGCGAACCGTTTCGGGCACCGTCCGGGCTATCCGTTCTGCCAGGCGTTTGCCTCAAGCGGAGGTCAGTTTGCGGTGATCGATCAAGACACCGTAAGCGTTCTCGTGCCGTTCGAAAGAGGCAAGGAGGTCATAGAAGATCTAGCAAAAACATCTCACCTTCCTGCAACGGCAGAACTCTTGAAAGGGGCGCAACAGTTTTCAGTAAACCTTTTTAAAAGTGAAGTTCTATCAATGGATAACGGGATATATCCGATCGGGGATACCGGCGTTCTAGCACTTGCTGATATGTATTACTCTTCTGAATACGGAATTACCCCGCTCCCAGATACTGAGCCCGTTATCCTCTAA
- a CDS encoding methyltransferase domain-containing protein — protein MKLLFELSGEHPTLPFAELECVGRITDRHPQIAVAECPDPAATARLALTHTVMEYLGECAPTAPALEALLDDLALTTDRPFAARVKVIPGPGEYPSQLDLERLIGSHIRGPVSLRSPEEVYRAVISGDRCYFGRVILDGLRSTYESRGPATRPFFHPGVMMPRMARTMVNLSLLSPGEVMCDPFCGTGGMLLEGEMIGVRTIGSDFDPLMIRGSRLNVPAAALMLADATALPLRSSSVDAVVTDFPYGQSVCIKAETLNKLYEGAFTEIRRVLKEGKRAVVITHRDIRPIAEQYFTVLQFHEQRVHKSLTRRVMVLEKEKLADHS, from the coding sequence ATGAAACTGCTCTTTGAACTCTCAGGAGAGCACCCAACCCTCCCCTTTGCCGAACTGGAATGCGTGGGCCGGATCACCGACAGGCACCCCCAGATCGCGGTGGCAGAGTGCCCGGACCCGGCGGCGACGGCCCGCCTCGCCCTCACCCATACGGTCATGGAATATCTCGGCGAGTGCGCTCCCACCGCTCCGGCGCTGGAGGCCCTCCTCGACGACCTCGCCCTCACCACCGACCGCCCCTTTGCGGCGCGGGTGAAGGTCATCCCCGGCCCCGGCGAATACCCCTCCCAGCTCGACCTGGAAAGGCTCATCGGGAGCCACATCCGGGGCCCCGTCTCCCTGCGGTCACCCGAAGAGGTCTACAGGGCCGTGATCTCGGGGGACAGGTGCTACTTCGGCCGCGTCATTCTGGACGGTCTCCGGAGCACCTACGAGAGCAGGGGCCCGGCAACCCGGCCCTTCTTCCACCCCGGCGTCATGATGCCGAGAATGGCGCGCACGATGGTGAACCTCTCCCTCCTCTCTCCCGGCGAGGTGATGTGCGACCCCTTCTGCGGCACAGGCGGCATGCTCCTCGAAGGGGAGATGATCGGCGTGCGGACAATCGGGAGCGACTTCGACCCTCTCATGATCCGCGGCTCGCGCCTGAACGTCCCTGCCGCCGCCCTCATGCTCGCGGACGCCACCGCCCTCCCCCTCAGGTCGTCGTCGGTCGATGCCGTCGTGACAGACTTCCCGTACGGCCAGTCGGTCTGCATCAAGGCTGAAACCCTCAACAAACTCTACGAAGGCGCCTTCACGGAAATCAGGCGGGTACTCAAGGAAGGAAAGAGGGCCGTCGTCATCACCCACCGCGACATCAGGCCGATCGCCGAACAATATTTCACCGTACTGCAGTTCCATGAACAGAGGGTCCACAAGAGCCTTACCCGCAGGGTTATGGTTCTTGAAAAAGAAAAACTCGCTGACCATTCATAA
- a CDS encoding AMP-binding protein, translated as MDPEDVLSSYLEEVPEYFNFGFDVVDMWAKKDRNRLAMIWTDQEGHEKDFTFRHLMNLSNQVANMLLKYGINKGDRVMIMLHRIPEWWIFAIAAIKLGAIFCPSPTMLTPKDLKYRVNAGKFKMVITDVENSWKVDEICSECPTLVSRFVVDGEIPGWLSYPIELTYPAPASTTLVQLPGMKRTKSSDPMLIFFSSGTTGEPKMVMHNQAYPIGHVITGKYWLGIGPNDLHFTLADTGWGKCAWGKFFGPWVRGACTLVYDIRGKFKATELLPVLEKYEVTSFCAPPTVYRMLILADLDKFDLSQLRHCVSAGEPLNPEIIRVWKKGTGQTIYEGYGQTETVLCIGTLLDMEPKFGSMGKPVPGWKIELHDENGQPTPVGEEGRIAIWSEPRPPGMFMEYVGNPDANRESFRDGWYYTGDKAYMDEDGYFWFVGRDDDVIKSSGYRIGPFEVESALMEHPAVQECAVVGSPDVIRGMIVKAFVILAPGFEPSEALIKDIQKYVKRTTAPYKYPRAIEFVDELPKTISGKIRRNVLRELELERHNSNHGTE; from the coding sequence ATGGATCCCGAGGACGTCCTCTCCTCCTATCTGGAGGAGGTGCCGGAGTACTTCAACTTCGGCTTTGACGTCGTCGATATGTGGGCAAAGAAAGATCGCAACCGTCTTGCGATGATCTGGACCGATCAGGAAGGGCACGAGAAGGACTTCACCTTCCGCCACCTGATGAACCTCTCGAACCAGGTGGCGAACATGCTCCTGAAGTACGGGATTAACAAGGGGGACCGGGTCATGATTATGCTCCACCGCATACCCGAGTGGTGGATCTTTGCTATTGCAGCCATTAAGCTCGGCGCCATTTTCTGCCCCTCCCCAACGATGTTGACTCCGAAAGACCTCAAGTACCGGGTGAATGCCGGGAAGTTCAAGATGGTCATCACCGACGTCGAGAACTCCTGGAAGGTCGACGAGATCTGCAGCGAATGCCCCACTCTCGTCTCCCGCTTCGTGGTGGACGGGGAGATCCCGGGATGGCTCAGTTATCCTATCGAACTCACCTATCCGGCACCTGCCTCCACCACCCTTGTCCAGCTCCCGGGCATGAAGAGGACGAAGTCGTCCGACCCGATGCTCATCTTCTTCTCCTCCGGCACGACCGGCGAGCCGAAGATGGTCATGCACAACCAGGCCTATCCGATCGGCCATGTGATCACCGGGAAATACTGGCTTGGCATCGGGCCGAACGACCTCCACTTCACCCTTGCGGATACGGGCTGGGGCAAGTGCGCCTGGGGCAAGTTCTTCGGGCCCTGGGTGCGGGGGGCCTGCACGCTGGTCTACGACATCCGCGGCAAGTTCAAGGCGACCGAACTCCTCCCTGTGCTGGAGAAGTACGAGGTGACGAGTTTCTGCGCCCCTCCGACAGTGTACCGCATGCTCATACTCGCCGACCTCGATAAGTTCGACCTCTCCCAGCTGCGCCACTGTGTGAGCGCCGGGGAACCCCTGAACCCGGAGATCATCAGGGTGTGGAAGAAGGGAACAGGGCAGACGATCTATGAAGGCTACGGCCAGACCGAGACGGTGCTCTGCATCGGCACCCTCCTGGACATGGAGCCGAAGTTCGGGTCCATGGGCAAACCTGTGCCCGGCTGGAAGATCGAGCTCCATGACGAGAACGGCCAGCCGACCCCGGTCGGCGAGGAAGGTCGGATCGCCATCTGGAGCGAGCCGAGGCCGCCCGGCATGTTCATGGAGTATGTCGGCAACCCCGACGCCAACAGGGAGTCCTTCAGGGACGGCTGGTATTATACCGGCGACAAGGCCTATATGGACGAGGACGGCTACTTCTGGTTTGTCGGCCGTGACGACGACGTGATCAAGAGTTCGGGGTATCGGATCGGCCCCTTCGAGGTGGAGTCGGCCCTGATGGAACACCCGGCCGTGCAGGAGTGCGCGGTCGTCGGGTCGCCCGACGTCATCAGGGGCATGATCGTCAAGGCCTTCGTCATCCTCGCGCCCGGCTTCGAACCATCTGAGGCCCTGATCAAGGACATCCAGAAGTACGTGAAGCGGACGACCGCCCCGTACAAGTACCCGCGGGCCATCGAGTTCGTGGACGAACTCCCGAAGACGATCTCAGGAAAGATCCGGAGGAACGTGCTGCGGGAACTCGAACTTGAGCGGCACAACTCCAATCACGGAACCGAGTGA
- a CDS encoding DUF5591 domain-containing protein yields MASEEREPIWAGTPPFFRPEFEEAFQFIIRDYTVREREVAIFLPCSVHKPYSTSPSHRLFDRVIADAISPERVHKVVFGTCGVVPRELERMYPYASYRYMLGRSPDPAVHRSFLRIETVRVAAYLEKTRTTYRRRVAYCLGEFREAMRAASARTGVPVTLVPSDETIARCRDETL; encoded by the coding sequence ATGGCATCTGAGGAGAGAGAACCGATCTGGGCCGGGACGCCTCCCTTCTTCCGCCCGGAGTTCGAGGAGGCGTTCCAGTTCATCATCAGGGATTACACTGTCCGCGAGCGTGAGGTCGCTATCTTCCTCCCCTGTTCGGTCCACAAGCCGTACAGCACGAGCCCGAGCCACCGCCTCTTCGACCGGGTGATCGCCGACGCCATCTCCCCGGAGAGGGTCCATAAGGTGGTCTTCGGCACCTGCGGCGTGGTGCCGCGGGAACTCGAACGGATGTACCCCTATGCCTCGTACAGGTACATGCTCGGCCGCTCTCCCGACCCGGCGGTCCACCGGTCTTTCCTGCGGATCGAGACCGTCCGCGTTGCGGCGTACCTGGAAAAGACCCGCACGACGTACAGGCGCCGGGTGGCCTACTGCCTCGGCGAGTTTCGGGAGGCGATGCGGGCGGCGTCGGCCCGCACCGGCGTGCCTGTCACTCTCGTACCGTCCGACGAGACGATCGCCCGGTGCAGGGACGAGACTTTAAA
- a CDS encoding AMP-binding protein, with amino-acid sequence MAEHNMENYEETYANFKIDVPEFFNFGYDVIDAWAKKDRNRLAMIWVDQKGSERKFTYRDMMNLSNQAANILLKYGINKGDRVLLLLPRIPEWWIFVIALIKLGAVYCPCPSLLTPKDLEYRINAGNFKMVITDLENSWKIEEICRECPSLQVRFLVDGELEGWANFPYELIYPAPVSHRTVSMPVAKKTRATDPMLIYFTSGTTGEPKMVLHNNAHPLGHIVTAKFWHDLTEHDLHLTLSDTGWAKCGWGKIFGQWICGAAIFVYDIRGKFSATEILPLLEKYEVTTFCAPPTIYRMLILADLKKYDLRELRHCTSAGEPLNPEVIRIWQEGTGLTIREGYGQTETVCAIATFPCMEPKLGSMGKPSPGWHVELHDENGTPCEAFEEGRIAISLKPRPPGLIVEYLDNKEANAESFQNGFYYTGDRAYFDEDGYFWFVGRDDDVIKSSGYRIGPFEVESALMEHPAVQECAVVGSPDLIRGLLVKAFVVLNAGYKPSEALVKELQKHVKRTTAPYKYPRAIEFVDDLPKTISGKIKRKELKMLEMKRYENNHADEGPDA; translated from the coding sequence ATGGCAGAGCATAACATGGAGAACTACGAAGAAACCTATGCGAATTTTAAAATCGACGTCCCGGAATTCTTCAATTTCGGCTACGACGTCATTGACGCATGGGCTAAAAAAGACCGCAACCGCCTGGCCATGATCTGGGTTGACCAGAAAGGCAGCGAGAGGAAGTTCACCTATCGCGACATGATGAACCTCTCGAACCAGGCGGCGAATATCCTTCTCAAATACGGGATTAACAAGGGTGACCGCGTACTCCTCCTCCTCCCGCGGATCCCCGAGTGGTGGATCTTTGTCATTGCTCTGATCAAGCTCGGCGCTGTATACTGTCCATGTCCCTCCCTCCTCACGCCGAAGGACCTCGAGTACCGGATCAATGCCGGGAACTTCAAGATGGTCATCACCGATCTCGAAAATTCCTGGAAGATTGAGGAGATCTGCAGGGAGTGCCCCTCTCTCCAGGTCCGCTTCCTGGTGGACGGCGAACTCGAGGGCTGGGCCAACTTCCCGTACGAACTGATCTACCCGGCTCCGGTCTCGCACCGCACGGTCTCGATGCCGGTTGCGAAGAAGACACGGGCCACCGATCCGATGCTCATCTACTTCACGTCGGGCACGACCGGCGAGCCGAAGATGGTGCTGCACAACAATGCCCATCCCCTCGGCCACATCGTCACCGCGAAGTTCTGGCACGACCTCACCGAGCACGACCTCCACCTCACCCTCTCCGACACGGGGTGGGCGAAGTGCGGCTGGGGCAAGATCTTCGGGCAGTGGATCTGCGGTGCCGCCATCTTCGTCTACGATATCCGCGGCAAGTTCTCGGCGACCGAGATCCTGCCTCTCCTGGAGAAGTACGAGGTCACCACTTTCTGTGCCCCGCCGACGATCTACAGGATGCTGATCCTGGCAGACCTCAAGAAGTACGACCTCCGCGAACTCCGCCACTGCACGAGCGCGGGCGAACCCCTGAACCCGGAAGTGATCAGGATCTGGCAGGAAGGGACAGGCCTCACCATCAGGGAGGGCTACGGCCAGACCGAGACGGTCTGTGCGATCGCCACCTTCCCGTGCATGGAGCCGAAACTCGGCTCTATGGGCAAACCCTCGCCCGGCTGGCATGTGGAACTCCATGACGAGAACGGCACGCCCTGCGAAGCATTCGAGGAGGGCCGGATCGCCATCTCCCTCAAACCGCGGCCGCCCGGCCTGATCGTCGAGTACCTCGACAACAAGGAGGCGAACGCGGAGTCCTTCCAGAACGGCTTCTACTACACCGGCGACCGCGCCTACTTTGACGAGGACGGTTACTTCTGGTTTGTGGGCCGCGACGACGACGTGATCAAGAGTTCGGGCTACAGGATCGGCCCCTTCGAGGTGGAGTCGGCCCTGATGGAGCATCCGGCCGTCCAGGAATGTGCGGTCGTCGGGTCCCCGGACCTCATCCGCGGCCTCCTTGTCAAGGCTTTCGTGGTGCTGAATGCCGGGTACAAGCCCTCGGAGGCGCTGGTCAAGGAACTCCAGAAGCATGTGAAGAGGACGACCGCCCCGTACAAGTACCCGCGGGCCATCGAGTTCGTGGACGATCTCCCGAAGACGATCTCCGGGAAGATCAAGCGGAAAGAACTGAAGATGCTCGAGATGAAGAGGTACGAGAACAACCACGCGGACGAAGGCCCGGATGCCTGA